The following proteins are co-located in the Syngnathus scovelli strain Florida chromosome 5, RoL_Ssco_1.2, whole genome shotgun sequence genome:
- the fhdc1 gene encoding FH2 domain-containing protein 1: protein MLANEPQSHGLAAPDAAPLAVVPPPPPLPPPPPPPPPPMMAHPGRKKRRVRSFFWKPIPEEKVRERPNIWTLVGRQQQYQIDVRSVEELFGQQDEAGRGAASAPGTAAGLNRSRSFKESSKEEISILDSKRGMNVGIFLKQFKKSNRCIVEDIRRGRGEAYGAQPLKDLLKLLPDTDEMKKLQAFRGDPDKLTLADSFMFLLIQVPRLEVRIEAMVLGEEFLPSCALMSHDVDVARVATRELMCCEELHAILHLVLQAGNIMNAGGYAGNAVGFKLSSLLSLADTKANKPGMNLLHFVAMEAKKKDKALLKFPEKLIHIQSAARISVENMELEFSSLYVRIRTLEEKVHEDPELMPQLEPFLQSSMKTLTDLKRRRLDLCREGNALVDFFCEDKDAFKLDEGFRIFHDFCVKFKKAVKDNAERELKEVARQRRLRELEEKRLAWSLQVGGGGSAFARSSSENDVETLTKEGLLDFFQGRSKSPHSPPGRSSSARRHRHTLTSIADRDLNSYLELFGDKFNSLPRSGRAPQRKSAPWMDNRDLTSPRAETEPISPLARFSSAGLKADEDRYNNNNSSRYSCPPPSFGGHINVNVEKHTLVPSLQAFHLQTLNFVNQDDVQVIDLERDRHSGTLDTDPGLAIDSLTQEDETSSVSSTTCDTPLPLDTPLSNKRPAFYVPDCTEADCSVTLDVSEVDSSSLSKEGLHPGTGDKGRESPGELNSPSAHLDSGESSIPRTMDVASATPPEWGSESFDDAAVKETRSGKPKNKAGGEGSDAANGGASSSSSGLGGSGAAVRTLTSSESQSMRKVVPISRLTRTGSKKKAEATLDPPHRDQSTPPRGRREKTLRPQRHSSLPPDDSKAQRGGGGGFPIGTSRCACDSSNLKKTSSLNKPSAKPLRNLPKPAPEEKMCRSTMRALTQVQGGLLSESSSSKNSPDVPSFARNTVASSSRTKKERSAHVAAAAALSRQASVKQTKLAVAGAEERTGVRRVHSVKASSRAAYRSQTPPAQPRDSGTPSRSVKPSWK from the exons atgctggccaatgAGCCCCAGAGCCACGGCCTCGCCGCCCCGGACGCGGCCCCCCTTGCCGttgtgccgccgccgccccctttgccgcccccaccccctcctccgCCTCCCCCCATGATGGCCCACCCCGGCAGGAAGAAGCGCCGGGTGCGCAGCTTCTTCTGGAAGCCCATCCCCGAGGAGAAGGTCCGCGAGAGACCCAACATCTGGACACTAGTAGGACGGCAGCAGCAGTACCAAATAGACGTCCGCTCCGTGGAGGAGCTGTTTGGTCAGCAGGATGAGGCAGGCCGAGGGGCGGCGTCCGCTCCCGGGACGGCGGCTGGGCTCAACCGGTCCCGATCGTTCAAGGAGAGCAGCAAGGAAGAG ATCAGCATCCTGGACTCCAAGAGGGGGATGAACGTGGGCATTTTTCTCAAGCAGTTCAAGAA GTccaaccgttgcattgtggaggACATACGGCGAGGACGCGGCGAGGCGTACGGAGCCCAGCCTCTCAAAGACCTCCTCAAGCTGCTGCCCGACACGGACGAG ATGAAGAAGCTGCAGGCGTTCCGAGGCGACCCGGACAAGCTGACGCTGGCCGACTCTTTTATGTTCCTCCTCATCCAGGTGCCTCG gTTGGAAGTGCGCATCGAAGCCATGGTGCTCGGCGAGGAGTTCCTTCCATCCTGCGCGCTGATGAGTCACGACGTAGATGTGGCACGAGTCGCCACTCGAG AGTTGATGTGTTGCGAGGAGCTTCACGCCATTTTGCATCTGGTGCTGCAGGCGGGAAACATCATGAACGCG GGAGGCTACGCGGGGAACGCGGTCGGCTTCAAGCTGTCGTCGCTGCTCTCCTTGGCCGACACCAAAGCCAACAAGCCGGGGATGAACCTGCTGCACTTTGTCGCTATg GAGGCCAAGAAAAAAGACAAGGCGCTGTTAAAGTTTCCGGAAAAACTGATCCACATCCAGAGTGCCGCCAG GATCTCGGTGGAGAACATGGAACTGGAGTTCTCGTCCTTGTATGTCCGAATCCGAACTCTGGAGGAGAAGGTTCATGAAGATCCCGAGTTAATGCCGCAACTGGAGCCTTTCCTCCAG AGTTCTATGAAGACTCTGACGGATCTGAAGCGTCGTCGTCTGGACCTTTGCAGAGAAGGCAACGCTCTGGTGGACTTCTTTTGCGAGGACAAAGACGCCTTCAAGCTGGACGAAGGCTTCCGCATCTTCCACGACTTCTGCGTCAAGTTCAAGAAAGCCGTCAAG GACAACGCCGAGCGCGAGCTGAAGGAGGTGGCGAGGCAGCGTCGGCTGAGGGAGCTGGAGGAGAAACGACTAGCGTGGTCGCTCCaagtcggcggcggcggcagcgcctTCGCTCGCAGCAGCAGCGAGAATGACGTGGAGACCCTCACCAAGGAAGGCCTCCTGGACTTCTTCCAGGGGAGGTCCAAGAGTCCTCACAGTCCGCCGGGACGTTCGTCCAGcgcccgccgccaccgccacacCCTGACGTCCATCGCAGACCGAGACCTCAACAGCTACCTGGAGCTGTTCGGAGACAAGTTCAACAGCCTGCCGCGCTCGGGCCGCGCCCCGCAACGTAAAAGCGCACCTTGGATGGACAACCGAGACCTGACGTCTCCTCGTGCTGAAACCGAACCCATCAGCCCTCTTGCCAGGTTTTCCTCGGCGGGGCTGAAGGCCGATGAGGACcgatacaacaacaacaacagcagcagataCTCGTGTCCTCCTCCATCTTTCGGCGGCCACATCAACGTGAACGTCGAGAAGCACACTTTGGTTCCTTCTCTGCAAGCCTTTCACCTCCAGACTTTAAATTTTGTCAATCAGGACGACGTCCAGGTGATTGATCTGGAACGAGACAGGCATTCCGGAACTCTGGATACAGATCCGGGACTAGCGATAGATTCTTTGACGCAAGAGGACGAAACCAGCTCGGTTTCCTCGACAACCTGCGACACCCCCCTGCCCCTGGACACCCCCTTGTCCAATAAGAGGCCGGCGTTTTACGTCCCGGACTGCACCGAAGCCGACTGCTCGGTCACCCTGGATGTCTCAGAAGTCGACAGCTCGTCTCTTTCCAAAGAGGGACTTCATCCTGGAACGGGTGACAAAGGCAGGGAGAGCCCCGGAGAGCTCAATTCTCCGTCCGCCCATTTGGACTCTGGGGAGTCTTCGATACCGAGAACGATGGACGTCGCCTCTGCCACGCCGCCCGAGTGGGGAAGCGAAAGCTTTGACGACGCTGCGGTGAAAGAGACTCGGAGCGGAAAACCGAAAAACAAGGCCGGGGGTGAAGGCAGCGATGCCGCCAACGGGGGCGCTAGCTCTTCTAGCAGCGGTCTCGGCGGAAGCGGCGCCGCTGTACGGACGCTAACCAGCAGCGAAAGCCAGAGCATGCGGAAAGTAGTGCCGATTAGCCGACTCACCAGGACGGGGAGCAAAAAGAAAGCGGAGGCCACTCTAGATCCACCCCACCGCGACCAAAGCACCCCACCGAGAGGACGCCGCGAAAAGACCCTCAGACCCCAGCGACACTCCAGTCTACCTCCTGACGACTCCAAAGCCCagcgaggcggcggcggcggcttcccTATCGGCACGTCAAGATGCGCGTGCGATTCCAGTAACTTAAAGAAAACGtcctccctcaataaacccagcGCCAAACCCTTGAGGAATCTCCCTAAACCGGCGCCCGAAGAGAAGATGTGCCGTTCCACCATGAGGGCCCTGACGCAAGTCCAGGGTGGCTTGTTGTCGGAAAGCAGCAGCTCCAAGAATTCCCCCGACGTTCCCAGCTTCGCCCGCAACACAGTAGCGTCGTCTTCCCGGACCAAGAAGGAACGGTCGGCtcacgtcgccgccgccgccgctttgaGTCGGCAGGCGTCGGTCAAGCAGACGAAATTAGCCGTTGCCGGTGCTGAGGAGCGGACGGGCGTGCGGCGAGTGCACAGCGTCAAGGCGAGCAGTCGCGCCGCGTACCGTAGCCAGACACCGCCTGCACAGCCTCGGGATTCGGGGACGCCGAGTAGAAGCGTCAAACCTAGCTGGAAGTAA
- the arfip1 gene encoding arfaptin-1 isoform X2, which produces MSEGSLETSADDPRVEAEESPRVGDPSPPSSPNVDESDNASGDEALYDVSIDSGEDKSGSGNEDVDQGRDEAPSVENDGRPTVDAAEECGDDDIRTKEDDMAEESQRSSAAEIAVTSNGDLDQNPDEVFCGESFPGKPAFPDVPESCVPSSNYASTTEGVIESGPHKDGTKTEPPSGALVLSDDMKTPAMEKLDLVRKWSINTYKCTRQILSEKLGRGSKTVDLDLEAQIDVLRENKRKYQQVIKLAQTLATQLAQVMQTQRQLGDAFADLSLKTPELHEEFGYNADTQKLLSKNGETLLAAINFFINSVNTLVDKTIEDTMINIKQYEIARVEYDAYRTDLEELNLGPRDNNTLPKIEHSQQLFQAHRDKYERMRNDVSVKLKFLEENKVKVLHNQLILFHNAIAAYYSGNQQQLEQTMKQFHIKLKAPGSERPSWLEEN; this is translated from the exons ATGTCTGAGGGTAGTCTTGAGACCTCAGCCGATGACCCTCGCGTGGAAGCCGAGGAGAGTCCGCGCGTCGGTGACCCGTCACCGCCGTCTTCTCCGAACGTAGACGAGAGCGATAACGCGTCAGGCGACGAAGCGCTGTATGACGTCAGTATAGACAGTGGCGAGGATAAGTCAGGAAGCGGCAACGAAGATGTTGACCAGGGCAGGGATGAGGCTCCAAGTGTAGAAAATGATGGACGCCCGACTGTGGATGCAGCAGAGGAATGTGGAGATGATGACATTCGGACAAAG GAGGACGACATGGCCGAGGAATCCCAGAGGAGCTCGGCCGCTGAGATCGCAGTCACCAGCAACGGAGACCTGGACCAGAACCCGGACGAAGTGTTCTGCGGG GAGTCTTTCCCAGGGAAGCCGGCATTCCCTGACGTTCCGGAGTCTTGCGTCCCTTCCAGCAACTATGCATCAACGACAGAAGGCGTTATCGAATCGGGACCGCACAAAG ATGGGACCAAAACGGAGCCACCGAGTGGAGCGCTGGTCCTGTCCGATGACATGAAGACTCCAGCCATGGAGAAACTGGACCTTGTTAGAAAGTGGAGCATCAACACTTATAAA TGCACCCGTCAGATTCTATCGGAGAAGCTCGGCCGCGGCTCCAAGACGGTGGACCTGGATCTGGAGGCCCAGATTGACGTGCTGCGTGAGAACAAGCGCAAGTACCAGCAAGTCATCAAGCTGGCGCAGACGCTGGCCACCCAACTGGCGCAGGTCATGCAGACGCAGAGGCAGCTgggcgacgccttcgcggacctCAGCCTCAAGACTCCGGAACTCCAC GAGGAGTTTGGTTACAACGCTGACACTCAAAAGCTTTTGTCCAAAAATGGAGAAACTCTGCTGGCAGCCATCAACTTTTTCATCAACAGCGTCAACACCCTGGTGGACAAAACCATCGAGGACACCATGATCAACATCAAGCAATACGAGATTGCCAG GGTGGAGTACGACGCTTACCGCACCGACCTAGAGGAGCTGAACTTGGGCCCGCGCgacaacaacaccttgccgaagATCGAGCATTCTCAGCAACTGTTCCAGGCGCACCGCGACAAGTACGAGAGGATGCGCAACGACGTCTCCGTTAAGCTGAAATTCCTGGAGGAGAACAAG GTGAAGGTGTTGCACAACCAGCTGATCCTCTTCCACAACGCCATCGCGGCTTACTACTCGGGCAACCAGCAGCAGCTGGAGCAAACGATGAAGCAGTTCCACATCAAGTTGAAAGCGCCCGGCAGCGAGCGTCCATCTTGGCTAGAGGAGAACTAA
- the arfip1 gene encoding arfaptin-1 isoform X1, protein MSEGSLETSADDPRVEAEESPRVGDPSPPSSPNVDESDNASGDEALYDVSIDSGEDKSGSGNEDVDQGRDEAPSVENDGRPTVDAAEECGDDDIRTKEDDMAEESQRSSAAEIAVTSNGDLDQNPDEVFCGESFPGKPAFPDVPESCVPSSNYASTTEGVIESGPHKGSSSLPSSPVAPFSPSLAVASRLARSSSESQADTDGTKTEPPSGALVLSDDMKTPAMEKLDLVRKWSINTYKCTRQILSEKLGRGSKTVDLDLEAQIDVLRENKRKYQQVIKLAQTLATQLAQVMQTQRQLGDAFADLSLKTPELHEEFGYNADTQKLLSKNGETLLAAINFFINSVNTLVDKTIEDTMINIKQYEIARVEYDAYRTDLEELNLGPRDNNTLPKIEHSQQLFQAHRDKYERMRNDVSVKLKFLEENKVKVLHNQLILFHNAIAAYYSGNQQQLEQTMKQFHIKLKAPGSERPSWLEEN, encoded by the exons ATGTCTGAGGGTAGTCTTGAGACCTCAGCCGATGACCCTCGCGTGGAAGCCGAGGAGAGTCCGCGCGTCGGTGACCCGTCACCGCCGTCTTCTCCGAACGTAGACGAGAGCGATAACGCGTCAGGCGACGAAGCGCTGTATGACGTCAGTATAGACAGTGGCGAGGATAAGTCAGGAAGCGGCAACGAAGATGTTGACCAGGGCAGGGATGAGGCTCCAAGTGTAGAAAATGATGGACGCCCGACTGTGGATGCAGCAGAGGAATGTGGAGATGATGACATTCGGACAAAG GAGGACGACATGGCCGAGGAATCCCAGAGGAGCTCGGCCGCTGAGATCGCAGTCACCAGCAACGGAGACCTGGACCAGAACCCGGACGAAGTGTTCTGCGGG GAGTCTTTCCCAGGGAAGCCGGCATTCCCTGACGTTCCGGAGTCTTGCGTCCCTTCCAGCAACTATGCATCAACGACAGAAGGCGTTATCGAATCGGGACCGCACAAAG GGTCGTCCAGCCTCCCCTCGTCCCCGGTGGCtcccttctcacccagcctgGCTGTCGCCAGCCGCCTGGCGCGCTCCTCCAGCGAGAGCCAGGCGGACACAG ATGGGACCAAAACGGAGCCACCGAGTGGAGCGCTGGTCCTGTCCGATGACATGAAGACTCCAGCCATGGAGAAACTGGACCTTGTTAGAAAGTGGAGCATCAACACTTATAAA TGCACCCGTCAGATTCTATCGGAGAAGCTCGGCCGCGGCTCCAAGACGGTGGACCTGGATCTGGAGGCCCAGATTGACGTGCTGCGTGAGAACAAGCGCAAGTACCAGCAAGTCATCAAGCTGGCGCAGACGCTGGCCACCCAACTGGCGCAGGTCATGCAGACGCAGAGGCAGCTgggcgacgccttcgcggacctCAGCCTCAAGACTCCGGAACTCCAC GAGGAGTTTGGTTACAACGCTGACACTCAAAAGCTTTTGTCCAAAAATGGAGAAACTCTGCTGGCAGCCATCAACTTTTTCATCAACAGCGTCAACACCCTGGTGGACAAAACCATCGAGGACACCATGATCAACATCAAGCAATACGAGATTGCCAG GGTGGAGTACGACGCTTACCGCACCGACCTAGAGGAGCTGAACTTGGGCCCGCGCgacaacaacaccttgccgaagATCGAGCATTCTCAGCAACTGTTCCAGGCGCACCGCGACAAGTACGAGAGGATGCGCAACGACGTCTCCGTTAAGCTGAAATTCCTGGAGGAGAACAAG GTGAAGGTGTTGCACAACCAGCTGATCCTCTTCCACAACGCCATCGCGGCTTACTACTCGGGCAACCAGCAGCAGCTGGAGCAAACGATGAAGCAGTTCCACATCAAGTTGAAAGCGCCCGGCAGCGAGCGTCCATCTTGGCTAGAGGAGAACTAA
- the arfip1 gene encoding arfaptin-1 isoform X3, with translation MAEESQRSSAAEIAVTSNGDLDQNPDEVFCGESFPGKPAFPDVPESCVPSSNYASTTEGVIESGPHKGSSSLPSSPVAPFSPSLAVASRLARSSSESQADTDGTKTEPPSGALVLSDDMKTPAMEKLDLVRKWSINTYKCTRQILSEKLGRGSKTVDLDLEAQIDVLRENKRKYQQVIKLAQTLATQLAQVMQTQRQLGDAFADLSLKTPELHEEFGYNADTQKLLSKNGETLLAAINFFINSVNTLVDKTIEDTMINIKQYEIARVEYDAYRTDLEELNLGPRDNNTLPKIEHSQQLFQAHRDKYERMRNDVSVKLKFLEENKVKVLHNQLILFHNAIAAYYSGNQQQLEQTMKQFHIKLKAPGSERPSWLEEN, from the exons ATGGCCGAGGAATCCCAGAGGAGCTCGGCCGCTGAGATCGCAGTCACCAGCAACGGAGACCTGGACCAGAACCCGGACGAAGTGTTCTGCGGG GAGTCTTTCCCAGGGAAGCCGGCATTCCCTGACGTTCCGGAGTCTTGCGTCCCTTCCAGCAACTATGCATCAACGACAGAAGGCGTTATCGAATCGGGACCGCACAAAG GGTCGTCCAGCCTCCCCTCGTCCCCGGTGGCtcccttctcacccagcctgGCTGTCGCCAGCCGCCTGGCGCGCTCCTCCAGCGAGAGCCAGGCGGACACAG ATGGGACCAAAACGGAGCCACCGAGTGGAGCGCTGGTCCTGTCCGATGACATGAAGACTCCAGCCATGGAGAAACTGGACCTTGTTAGAAAGTGGAGCATCAACACTTATAAA TGCACCCGTCAGATTCTATCGGAGAAGCTCGGCCGCGGCTCCAAGACGGTGGACCTGGATCTGGAGGCCCAGATTGACGTGCTGCGTGAGAACAAGCGCAAGTACCAGCAAGTCATCAAGCTGGCGCAGACGCTGGCCACCCAACTGGCGCAGGTCATGCAGACGCAGAGGCAGCTgggcgacgccttcgcggacctCAGCCTCAAGACTCCGGAACTCCAC GAGGAGTTTGGTTACAACGCTGACACTCAAAAGCTTTTGTCCAAAAATGGAGAAACTCTGCTGGCAGCCATCAACTTTTTCATCAACAGCGTCAACACCCTGGTGGACAAAACCATCGAGGACACCATGATCAACATCAAGCAATACGAGATTGCCAG GGTGGAGTACGACGCTTACCGCACCGACCTAGAGGAGCTGAACTTGGGCCCGCGCgacaacaacaccttgccgaagATCGAGCATTCTCAGCAACTGTTCCAGGCGCACCGCGACAAGTACGAGAGGATGCGCAACGACGTCTCCGTTAAGCTGAAATTCCTGGAGGAGAACAAG GTGAAGGTGTTGCACAACCAGCTGATCCTCTTCCACAACGCCATCGCGGCTTACTACTCGGGCAACCAGCAGCAGCTGGAGCAAACGATGAAGCAGTTCCACATCAAGTTGAAAGCGCCCGGCAGCGAGCGTCCATCTTGGCTAGAGGAGAACTAA